A window from Cellulomonas sp. C5510 encodes these proteins:
- a CDS encoding cytochrome P450, which produces MPDARATAPPTAPGTVSPRTPVDLGVARSIAVAGRVLGPLVAQGAIVRRPRVTAWAERRQTDRTATAVLRGLRDEHGGAPVVLDLGPRRMVLPLHADDVGALLAGSPEPFSPASREKRAALRHFEPDAVLIQPSDRRPERRLLNEQALDTSEPVHRDAEALLAAVDRETQALTARVGTTGVLDWPAFAPAFWLIVRSVVLGAGARDDERVTDVIWALRQDANWAFLKPRRSRLRHELAERLRAYADRAEPGSLIARAAQSSAAPDPAGQVPQWLFAFDAAGAAVLRALAVAASRPVVRERLRSEAASGAAMQPYARGSVLESVRLWPTTFVVLRDATAPTVWGSRELSAGTGFAVVSAFVHRDPERLGFAHGFEPEAWLDGRADADWGLLPFSGGPVSCPGRNVVLLVAGRLLAGLAELDLAFPRARYLAHDPLPATFDHYGVRLLGR; this is translated from the coding sequence GTGCCCGATGCCCGCGCCACCGCCCCGCCGACCGCACCCGGGACGGTCAGCCCGCGCACACCCGTCGACCTGGGCGTCGCCCGCAGCATCGCGGTCGCCGGGCGGGTGCTCGGGCCCCTGGTCGCGCAGGGTGCCATCGTGCGCCGGCCCCGCGTGACGGCCTGGGCGGAGCGCCGGCAGACGGACCGCACCGCGACCGCGGTGCTGCGTGGGCTGCGCGACGAGCACGGCGGTGCGCCCGTCGTGCTGGATCTCGGCCCGAGGCGGATGGTCCTCCCGCTGCATGCCGACGACGTCGGCGCCCTGCTCGCGGGGTCCCCGGAGCCGTTCAGCCCCGCGTCGCGGGAGAAGCGCGCGGCGCTGCGGCACTTCGAGCCCGACGCCGTCCTCATCCAGCCGTCGGACCGGCGCCCGGAGCGCCGCCTGCTGAACGAGCAGGCCCTGGACACGTCCGAGCCCGTGCACCGTGACGCCGAGGCGCTGCTCGCCGCGGTCGACCGGGAGACGCAGGCGCTCACGGCGCGGGTCGGGACGACGGGGGTCCTGGACTGGCCGGCGTTCGCCCCCGCGTTCTGGCTGATCGTGCGGAGCGTCGTGCTGGGCGCGGGTGCACGGGACGACGAACGGGTGACCGACGTCATCTGGGCGCTGCGCCAGGACGCGAACTGGGCGTTCCTCAAGCCCCGCCGGTCCCGCCTGCGGCACGAGCTGGCCGAGCGGTTGCGCGCCTACGCGGACCGCGCCGAGCCCGGGAGCCTCATCGCGCGCGCGGCGCAGTCGTCCGCGGCTCCCGACCCGGCGGGCCAGGTGCCGCAGTGGCTCTTCGCCTTCGACGCCGCCGGCGCGGCCGTGCTGCGCGCGCTGGCCGTCGCGGCCTCGCGCCCCGTCGTGCGGGAGCGGCTCCGCTCGGAGGCGGCCTCGGGCGCCGCGATGCAGCCGTACGCCCGGGGAAGCGTCCTGGAGTCGGTGCGGCTGTGGCCGACGACGTTCGTCGTGCTGCGCGACGCCACGGCGCCCACCGTGTGGGGCTCCCGGGAGCTGTCCGCCGGGACGGGGTTCGCGGTGGTGAGCGCGTTCGTGCACCGCGACCCCGAGCGGCTGGGCTTCGCGCACGGGTTCGAGCCGGAGGCGTGGCTGGACGGCCGCGCGGACGCGGACTGGGGCCTGCTGCCGTTCAGCGGCGGCCCGGTGTCCTGCCCCGGGAGGAACGTCGTGCTGCTGGTGGCAGGACGGCTGCTCGCCGGCCTCGCGGAGCTGGACCTGGCGTTCCCGCGGGCGCGCTACCTGGCGCACGACCCGCTGCCGGCGACGTTCGACCACTACGGCGTGCGGCTGCTGGGCCGCTGA
- a CDS encoding fructosamine kinase family protein: METYRKQRAGAPAGFFACEAAGLRWLAVRGGAPVVTVRGVGADHLDLERLPEVAPSRRAARELGARLAVTHDAGAPRFGAPPPTWDGDGFFGPLDQPLPMPAGDHERWGAFLADCRIEPLAGLARQRRALAPADLDALARLAEVLRRGDLDDDEPPARLHGDLWSGNVLWTPAGATLIDPAAHGGHRETDLAMLALFGCPYLDEVLEAYQEVHPLRRGWQHRVALHQVYPVGMHAVLFGGGYAAQLRRLVAPYV, encoded by the coding sequence ATGGAGACGTACCGCAAGCAGCGCGCCGGGGCGCCGGCGGGGTTCTTCGCGTGCGAGGCCGCGGGGCTGCGCTGGCTGGCCGTGCGCGGCGGGGCGCCCGTCGTCACCGTGCGCGGTGTGGGGGCCGACCACCTCGACCTGGAGCGCCTGCCCGAGGTCGCGCCCAGCCGCCGCGCGGCCCGGGAGCTCGGCGCGCGCCTCGCCGTCACGCACGACGCGGGCGCGCCCCGGTTCGGCGCTCCGCCACCGACGTGGGACGGCGACGGGTTCTTCGGTCCCCTCGACCAGCCGCTGCCGATGCCGGCGGGCGACCACGAGAGGTGGGGGGCGTTCCTGGCGGACTGCCGGATCGAACCCCTGGCGGGTCTCGCCCGGCAGCGGCGCGCGCTCGCGCCCGCGGACCTCGACGCGCTCGCGCGGCTGGCGGAGGTGCTGCGGCGCGGGGACCTCGACGACGACGAGCCTCCCGCGCGGCTGCACGGGGACCTGTGGTCGGGCAACGTCCTGTGGACGCCTGCGGGCGCCACCCTCATCGACCCGGCGGCCCACGGCGGCCACCGGGAGACCGACCTCGCGATGCTGGCGCTGTTCGGCTGCCCGTACCTCGACGAGGTGCTGGAGGCGTACCAGGAGGTGCACCCGCTGCGCCGCGGCTGGCAGCACCGGGTCGCGCTGCACCAGGTGTACCCGGTGGGCATGCACGCGGTGCTCTTCGGCGGCGGCTACGCCGCGCAGCTCCGGCGGCTCGTCGCGCCGTACGTCTGA
- a CDS encoding aminoglycoside phosphotransferase family protein → MSRESDPSGAVAASAAGVTRPVGDGPAVLALPAALGGGAGRSPGGAEWIARLPQLVDRAVRRWGLTLGDPFPSGSVSWCAPVTGPDGADLVLKVAFPHDEARHEAAVLRAWQATTGRAGAAAGGAAVRLVAHHEADWALLLERVRPGTPMRTVRTPVVARLAAGADVLRVLHAAPVPDGLPALRDVAARSAGLSEQRAADAARGGVGVDVGLLRAGVEEMRRPEPRRVVQLHGDLNPGNLLRGPHGWVALDPKALRGDPAYDAAPLLEQVGDPWRAADPRAELAERTRLVADRAGLDAAAVAGWALARATDRLWWDWAHGVPVRRVRGMQDQVRVRAAVRDRLTG, encoded by the coding sequence GTGTCCCGCGAGTCTGACCCGTCCGGCGCCGTCGCCGCATCCGCTGCGGGTGTGACGCGCCCGGTCGGCGACGGTCCGGCCGTGCTGGCGTTGCCGGCGGCGCTGGGCGGCGGGGCGGGCCGGAGTCCCGGTGGCGCCGAGTGGATCGCCCGGCTGCCGCAGCTGGTGGACCGCGCGGTCCGCCGGTGGGGTCTGACGCTCGGGGACCCGTTCCCGTCCGGCTCGGTCTCGTGGTGCGCGCCGGTGACGGGACCGGACGGGGCCGACCTGGTCCTCAAGGTGGCGTTCCCGCACGACGAGGCGCGTCACGAGGCGGCCGTGCTGCGCGCGTGGCAGGCGACGACCGGCCGGGCGGGCGCGGCGGCCGGTGGTGCGGCGGTCCGACTCGTCGCGCACCACGAGGCCGACTGGGCGCTGCTGCTGGAGCGCGTCCGACCCGGGACGCCGATGCGCACGGTGCGCACGCCCGTGGTCGCACGGCTCGCCGCGGGAGCGGACGTCCTGCGGGTGCTGCACGCGGCACCCGTGCCCGACGGGCTGCCCGCGCTACGCGACGTCGCCGCCAGGTCGGCCGGCCTCTCGGAGCAGCGGGCGGCCGACGCCGCCCGGGGCGGCGTCGGTGTCGACGTCGGCCTGCTGCGGGCCGGGGTGGAGGAGATGCGCCGCCCGGAGCCGCGGCGGGTGGTCCAGCTGCACGGCGACCTCAACCCCGGCAACCTGCTGCGCGGCCCGCACGGCTGGGTGGCGCTCGACCCGAAGGCGCTGCGCGGCGACCCCGCCTACGACGCAGCACCCCTCCTGGAGCAGGTGGGGGACCCGTGGCGTGCGGCGGACCCGCGGGCCGAGCTCGCCGAGCGGACGCGGCTGGTCGCCGACCGTGCCGGGCTCGACGCGGCCGCCGTCGCCGGGTGGGCGCTCGCCCGCGCCACCGACCGCCTGTGGTGGGACTGGGCGCACGGTGTCCCTGTCCGCCGCGTGCGCGGGATGCAGGACCAGGTGCGGGTCCGTGCCGCCGTGCGGGACCGGCTCACCGGGTGA